A window from Microbacterium ginsengiterrae encodes these proteins:
- the tkt gene encoding transketolase, with the protein MTVTELQWAEIDRRAVDTARILAADAVEKVGNGHPGTAMSLAPAAYLLYQRVLRHDPTDADWLGRDRFILSAGHSSLTQYVQLYLGGFGLELDDLKALRTWGSKTPGHPEFGHTKGVEITTGPLGQGLSSAVGFAYAARYERGLFDPDAAAGTSPFDHFVYVIAGDGDLQEGVTSEAGSLAGHQQLGNLIAIYDSNQISIEDDTNVAFTEDVAKRYEAYGWHVQTVDWKKTGEYNEDIEELYSAIEAAKGETDKPSLIILRTIIGWPSPGKQNTGKIHGSALGADELAATKKVLGFDPEQSFVVDDDIIAHTRSLADRAAEQRAEWQKSFDAWAEANPERKALLDRVEARELPGDIASALPVFESGKDVSTRAASGQVINALAAELPELWGGSADLAESNLTTIKDAASFIPAEWSTHEWSGNPYGRVLHFGIREHAMGAIVNGIVLHGKTRAFGGTFLIFSDYMRPAVRLAALMNIPSLFVWTHDSVALGEDGPTHQPIEQLATLRAIPNFAVVRPADANETSVVWLELLRRHAGPAGIALTRQNIPVFERGDGAASGDTLASAENATRGAYVLAEAPGGTPDVILIATGSEVQLAVQARETLAAEGINARVVSAPSLEWFDEQSAEYRESVLPASVTARVSVEAGSPLTWRGIVGDKGRSVAIDHFGASADYKTLFQKFGITAEAVVEAARETIKENA; encoded by the coding sequence ATGACCGTGACCGAACTGCAGTGGGCTGAGATCGATCGACGCGCGGTGGACACCGCGCGAATCCTTGCGGCGGATGCCGTGGAGAAGGTCGGCAACGGTCACCCGGGTACCGCCATGAGCCTCGCGCCCGCCGCGTACCTGCTCTACCAGCGCGTCCTCCGCCACGACCCCACCGACGCGGACTGGCTGGGTCGTGACCGCTTCATCCTCTCTGCCGGGCACTCGTCGCTGACGCAGTACGTGCAGCTGTACCTCGGGGGCTTCGGCCTTGAGCTCGATGACCTCAAGGCGCTGCGCACCTGGGGCTCCAAGACCCCCGGACACCCCGAGTTCGGCCACACCAAGGGCGTCGAGATCACGACCGGTCCCCTCGGCCAGGGCCTCTCCTCCGCTGTCGGCTTCGCATACGCCGCCCGCTACGAGCGCGGCCTGTTCGATCCGGACGCCGCGGCCGGCACGAGCCCGTTCGACCACTTCGTCTACGTGATCGCCGGCGACGGCGACCTGCAGGAGGGCGTCACCAGCGAGGCGGGATCCCTCGCGGGCCACCAGCAGCTGGGCAACCTCATCGCCATCTACGACTCCAACCAGATCTCGATCGAGGACGACACCAACGTCGCCTTCACCGAGGACGTCGCGAAGCGCTACGAGGCGTACGGCTGGCACGTCCAGACCGTCGACTGGAAGAAGACCGGCGAGTACAACGAAGACATCGAGGAGCTGTACTCCGCGATCGAGGCAGCGAAGGGCGAGACGGACAAGCCGTCGCTCATCATCCTGCGCACCATCATCGGCTGGCCCTCGCCCGGCAAGCAGAACACCGGCAAGATCCACGGATCCGCACTGGGCGCCGACGAGCTCGCCGCGACGAAGAAGGTCCTCGGATTCGACCCGGAGCAGTCCTTCGTCGTCGATGACGACATCATCGCCCACACCCGTTCGCTCGCGGACCGTGCCGCCGAGCAGCGCGCCGAATGGCAGAAGTCGTTCGACGCGTGGGCAGAGGCCAACCCGGAGCGCAAGGCGCTGCTGGACCGCGTCGAGGCCCGCGAGCTTCCCGGTGACATCGCGTCCGCTCTCCCCGTCTTCGAGTCCGGCAAGGACGTCTCCACTCGCGCGGCCTCCGGTCAGGTCATCAACGCCCTCGCGGCGGAGCTGCCGGAGCTGTGGGGCGGTTCCGCCGACCTCGCCGAGTCGAACCTGACGACGATCAAGGACGCGGCGTCCTTCATCCCCGCCGAGTGGTCGACGCACGAATGGTCGGGCAACCCCTACGGCCGTGTGCTGCACTTCGGCATCCGCGAGCACGCGATGGGCGCGATCGTGAACGGCATCGTGCTGCACGGCAAGACCCGCGCGTTCGGCGGCACGTTCCTCATCTTCAGCGACTACATGCGCCCCGCAGTGCGACTGGCCGCCCTGATGAACATCCCGAGCCTGTTCGTCTGGACGCACGACTCCGTCGCCCTCGGCGAGGACGGCCCGACGCACCAGCCGATCGAGCAGCTCGCGACGCTCCGCGCCATCCCGAACTTCGCCGTGGTCCGTCCTGCGGACGCGAACGAGACCTCGGTGGTCTGGTTGGAGCTGCTGCGTCGCCACGCCGGCCCGGCCGGTATCGCCCTCACCCGCCAGAACATCCCGGTGTTCGAGCGCGGCGACGGCGCGGCATCCGGTGACACGCTCGCGTCCGCCGAGAACGCCACCAGGGGCGCCTACGTGCTCGCCGAGGCACCCGGCGGCACGCCGGACGTGATCCTCATCGCGACCGGCTCCGAGGTCCAGCTGGCCGTCCAGGCCCGCGAGACCCTGGCGGCAGAGGGCATCAACGCCCGCGTCGTGTCCGCACCGTCGCTGGAGTGGTTCGACGAGCAGTCCGCCGAGTACCGCGAATCGGTGCTCCCGGCATCCGTGACGGCACGCGTCTCGGTCGAGGCCGGTTCGCCGCTCACGTGGCGCGGCATCGTCGGCGACAAGGGGCGCTCGGTCGCCATCGACCACTTCGGCGCCTCCGCCGACTACAAGACCCTGTTCCAGAAGTTCGGCATCACCGCCGAAGCCGTCGTCGAGGCGGCACGCGAGACCATCAAGGAGAACGCATGA
- the tal gene encoding transaldolase, producing MSTPTSQLHDAGVSIWLDDLSRTRIDSGNLAELIESRNITGVTTNPTIFANAITDKNNTSYDAQVTELAASGASAEEAVFAATTQDVAAALDVFRPVWEASGHVDGRVSIEVSPDLAHDTDGTVAQAKQLWAKIDRPNLLVKIPATKAGLPAIAQAIGAGISVNVTLIFSLERYAEVIDAYLTGLETAKEAGIDLSTIQSVASFFVSRVDTETDKRLTEIGTDEALALKSKAGLANARLAYELFEKTFAGDRAKALLEAGANLQRPLWASTGVKDPDLPDTLYVTELVADGVVNTMPEKTLEATFDHGVITGDTITGGYEEAREVFAGLEKVGVDFADVTEVLEEEGVAKFIDSWHDLLTQVAEGLEAQR from the coding sequence ATGAGCACCCCCACCTCTCAGCTCCACGACGCCGGAGTCAGCATCTGGCTCGACGACCTCTCGCGGACCCGGATCGATTCCGGCAACCTCGCCGAGCTGATCGAATCGCGCAACATCACCGGCGTGACGACGAACCCAACGATCTTCGCGAACGCGATCACCGACAAGAACAACACCTCCTACGACGCACAGGTGACCGAGCTCGCCGCGTCCGGCGCCAGCGCCGAGGAGGCCGTGTTCGCGGCCACCACGCAGGATGTCGCCGCCGCCCTCGACGTGTTCCGTCCGGTGTGGGAGGCGTCCGGCCACGTGGACGGCCGCGTCTCCATCGAGGTCTCCCCTGACCTCGCCCACGACACGGACGGCACCGTCGCGCAGGCGAAGCAGCTGTGGGCCAAGATCGACCGACCCAACCTGCTCGTCAAGATCCCTGCGACCAAGGCCGGCCTCCCCGCCATCGCGCAGGCGATCGGCGCCGGCATCAGCGTCAACGTGACGCTGATCTTCAGCCTGGAGCGCTACGCCGAGGTCATCGACGCGTACCTCACCGGACTCGAGACCGCGAAGGAAGCCGGGATCGATCTGTCGACGATCCAGTCCGTCGCCTCCTTCTTCGTCTCGCGCGTCGACACGGAGACCGACAAGCGCCTCACCGAGATCGGAACCGACGAGGCACTCGCGCTGAAGAGCAAGGCAGGCCTGGCGAATGCCCGCCTCGCATACGAGCTGTTCGAGAAGACCTTCGCCGGCGACCGCGCCAAGGCGCTGCTCGAGGCAGGCGCGAACCTGCAGCGTCCGCTGTGGGCCTCCACCGGCGTCAAGGACCCGGACCTGCCGGACACCCTCTACGTCACCGAGCTGGTGGCCGACGGCGTCGTGAACACCATGCCGGAGAAGACCCTCGAGGCGACCTTCGACCACGGTGTCATCACCGGCGACACGATCACCGGCGGGTACGAGGAGGCACGCGAGGTCTTCGCGGGACTCGAGAAGGTCGGCGTGGACTTCGCCGACGTCACCGAGGTGCTCGAGGAGGAGGGCGTGGCGAAGTTCATCGACTCCTGGCACGACCTGCTCACCCAGGTCGCCGAGGGTCTCGAGGCGCAGCGATGA
- a CDS encoding glucose-6-phosphate isomerase — protein sequence MTFSIHTSGAASAAVDETVPRLVGDLVASRITAFDPTLWGPAAEEEAAKRLGWVEAVSVSRPLVDEIVALRDELRAKGVDRVVLAGMGGSSLAPEVIAQTAGVPLTILDSTAPGQVLAALDDDLARTVLVVSSKSGSTVETDSQRRTFEAAFRDIGIDPLERIVVVTDPGSPLDTSARETGYRVFNADPNVGGRYSALTAFGLVPSGLAGVDIAELLDEAEATLLQVAVDRADNPALRLGAAIAATNPRRDKLGLVTDGTHIVGLPDWIEQLIAESTGKDSTGILPVVLLPVSPELETLPDDLQIVRIVDDANEFHLSERHQGEILVSGSLGANFIVWEYATAIAGHLLGINPFDQPDVESAKIAARGLLDARPEPTAPAFVQDGIEVRVSDPSLAESGNIEAVLDALWARLPEDGYVSIQAYVNRLELPQLMGLRELVAADSGRPTTFGWGPRFLHSTGQYHKGGPAQGVYLQILERTEVDLEIPDRPFTFGQLIQAQAAGDAGVLAEHGRPVVSLTITDDSADVVALFEAAQK from the coding sequence ATGACGTTCTCCATCCACACTTCCGGGGCGGCCTCGGCCGCCGTCGACGAGACGGTTCCGCGCCTCGTCGGCGACCTCGTCGCCTCCCGCATCACGGCCTTCGACCCCACGCTGTGGGGCCCTGCCGCCGAGGAGGAGGCAGCCAAGCGACTCGGTTGGGTCGAGGCCGTCAGCGTCTCTCGCCCGCTCGTCGACGAGATCGTCGCGCTGCGCGACGAACTCCGGGCGAAGGGCGTCGACCGCGTGGTGCTGGCCGGGATGGGCGGGTCCTCCCTCGCCCCCGAGGTCATCGCCCAGACGGCAGGGGTCCCCCTGACGATCCTCGATTCGACCGCCCCCGGTCAGGTCCTGGCCGCACTCGACGACGATCTCGCGCGGACCGTGCTGGTGGTGTCCTCGAAGTCCGGATCCACCGTCGAGACCGACTCGCAGCGCCGCACGTTCGAGGCGGCCTTCCGCGACATCGGCATCGACCCCCTCGAGCGCATCGTCGTGGTGACCGACCCCGGCTCGCCGCTGGACACGTCGGCCCGCGAGACCGGCTACCGCGTGTTCAACGCCGATCCGAATGTCGGCGGACGCTACTCGGCGCTGACGGCGTTCGGCCTGGTCCCCTCCGGTCTCGCCGGCGTCGACATCGCCGAGCTGCTCGACGAGGCAGAGGCGACCCTCCTCCAGGTCGCCGTCGACCGCGCCGACAACCCCGCGCTGCGCCTCGGCGCGGCGATCGCCGCCACGAACCCCCGTCGCGACAAGCTCGGGCTCGTCACGGACGGCACGCACATCGTCGGACTGCCCGACTGGATCGAGCAGCTGATCGCCGAGTCCACCGGTAAGGACAGCACGGGCATCCTGCCCGTCGTGCTGCTGCCGGTCTCCCCCGAGCTCGAGACGCTCCCGGACGACCTGCAGATCGTCCGCATCGTCGACGACGCGAACGAGTTCCACCTCAGCGAGCGTCATCAGGGTGAGATCCTCGTCAGCGGCTCGCTCGGGGCGAACTTCATCGTCTGGGAGTACGCAACCGCGATCGCCGGCCACCTGCTGGGCATCAACCCGTTCGACCAGCCTGACGTCGAGTCGGCGAAGATCGCCGCCCGAGGTTTGCTGGACGCCCGCCCGGAGCCGACGGCTCCCGCGTTCGTCCAGGACGGCATCGAGGTGCGCGTCTCCGACCCGTCCCTCGCCGAGTCCGGCAACATCGAGGCGGTCCTCGACGCGCTCTGGGCTCGCCTGCCCGAGGACGGCTACGTGTCGATCCAGGCGTATGTGAACCGTCTCGAGCTCCCCCAGCTCATGGGCCTTCGTGAGCTCGTCGCCGCCGACTCCGGGCGACCGACCACGTTCGGCTGGGGCCCGCGCTTCCTGCACTCCACGGGTCAGTACCACAAGGGCGGGCCGGCGCAGGGCGTGTACCTGCAGATCCTGGAGCGCACCGAGGTCGACCTCGAGATCCCCGACCGGCCGTTCACGTTCGGTCAGCTGATCCAGGCGCAGGCCGCAGGGGACGCCGGCGTGCTCGCCGAGCACGGCCGTCCCGTCGTGTCCCTCACCATCACGGACGACTCGGCCGACGTGGTCGCGCTGTTCGAAGCCGCTCAGAAGTAG